The genomic region CTCAGTGTACATGGACCAGGCCCTGGAGGCCCACGGAATTAGCGGACCTTTTATCCACCAGGAACTATTTGACTACCTGGGTAATCCAGCCAGCTGGGGCCAATTCCAACCAAGGGTTAACTTTGCCGGCACCTTCCAAAAATCGCCCTGGCTCAAGCAGTACCAGGGACCAGACCTAGAGCTCTTTGGTTCCTTACCAAAAAAATGGCGCGAGGTAGACTGGCCCGCTGCCGTCCACTATCAGGGCAATTGGTCACCGACTGAAATTCTCAGTCAATTTCAGGGTGGTTTTGGACTAGTGTGGGATAGTGACTTTGATGACCGCCACTACCAGGACTACACCCGCTACAACGCCCCGCATAAGGCCAGCCTTTATTTGCGGGCTGGCCTGCCCCTGATTGCCTGGTCACAAAGTTACCTGGGCCAGCTAATTGAACAAAATCATTGGGGCCTTACCATTGATGATTTGGTCGACTTGGATCAAATCAACCAGGTGACGTCTGGTCAATACCATGCTTTCCAGGAGAAGATTATCCCCGTTAGCCAGGCCCTAAAAGAAGGTCGCTACAGCCAACGCGTCCTCAATGCAATCAAAAAGCGCAACGCCCAGTGAACGGACGTTGCGCTTTTTTTCTATATAAATTACAAACCACCAAAAATCTTACCGACGTTGGCTTGGACCTTGT from Leuconostocaceae bacterium ESL0723 harbors:
- a CDS encoding sugar transferase, which gives rise to MTEWLTHTIEPWMPPGALKAKDDYQQIARQNDWQILDLIRYNDARFDDQVRQGKIQEWLVPVSAGDLVLHQFPSYMSATFEREFQAAIQARDAQAAILIHDLEPLRVEKDPAWEYDLLKKADLIITHSVYMDQALEAHGISGPFIHQELFDYLGNPASWGQFQPRVNFAGTFQKSPWLKQYQGPDLELFGSLPKKWREVDWPAAVHYQGNWSPTEILSQFQGGFGLVWDSDFDDRHYQDYTRYNAPHKASLYLRAGLPLIAWSQSYLGQLIEQNHWGLTIDDLVDLDQINQVTSGQYHAFQEKIIPVSQALKEGRYSQRVLNAIKKRNAQ